In Brassica napus cultivar Da-Ae chromosome A3, Da-Ae, whole genome shotgun sequence, the sequence ATTATCAGTTCACGTTACGCTTGTGTTATAAATAGGTAACAGGTACGGTGTTTTGCGTGCTATTAATGATTAAAGAGCTGTGAAAGTAAGTGAACAGAGTTATAAGAATGAATACAtagtgagagagagaagagcaaTGGGTGAAGAAGACAGTACTGAGTACAAATCACAAATAAGAAGAGAGTGTTCTTGAGACACAAAGCATACACTCAAACCAGAGAGTACAATATAGACAATAATAATACAGGAAACATAAGCACTATAGGTTTTCACTATTATTCACCGCACATTCAGttgttcttgaaacttgttCAGTGTTGCTGCTACTGCGGGTGCACACATTTAAGATCACTgcagcaaaggagcacacaagATCTGCTATTAGAATCAACTAATATTGACTACAAGCAAAGGATTATCTTATGGTTTACCTCTGCATCGTCTCCACCTGCACCGTGTTTAGCAGAACCATTCGTCTTATGGGCATCATCTGCTACACATATaggcaaaataaatatttgaaatcagCAGCTAAATACGTGTCCGGATGCTACTTCAACTATCTATCATCAAGCATGTCCATGTCTTAACTTCATTGGTTCCAAACAAAACAACACCATACAAAAGAAGTGACAAGGAACATCTACACCTATAATTAAATAAGTACACTAAAAGGGACCACTACAGGACATCAAAACATTATAGTTAATGAGTATGCTCTCAAGTACAGAACGATCATCACCTCCTTCTTCTGGAATGTCAGAAGTCCACAAGGTCAGATTGTCCCTAAGGAGTTGCAAAATCAAAGTGCTATCTTTGTAAGATTCCTCATTCAGACTGTCAAGCTCTGAGATTGCTTCATCAAACGCCTCCTTAGCAAGGTGACATGCCCTGAATAgccaaccaaaaaaaataaaataatctcaAACCCCTGAAGCAATGAGCCTTTTTAGTAATAAAACAATCTCTAAAACCTTTCAGGTGAGTTCATGATCTCGTAGTAGAACACAGAGAAATTCAATGCCAAGCCCAATCTGATAGGATGGGTAGGAGGGAGTTTAGCCGCAGCAGAAGTAGTAGCAATCTGtaatgcaagaaaaaaaaaaaaactcaaaattaaaGCTATAAGAAAAGAGATATATGTAATAAGATCAGTCACAAGTAGAACACCTCATAGGCTTTCAAAGACTGATCAGCAGCCTCTTTCCTCTCATCCCCTGATTTGAATTCAGCAAGATAGCGGTAATAATCACCTTTCCTGcaccaaaccaaacaaaatctTCAGATACATATAACCAAACAGAACCGGATTTGGAAACAGCCTATTGAAACATTAGTTTTGGCtcccaatatttttattttttattgaagtttgtaaatatttatgaCTCAAAATCTCAGATCCTGTCCTGCATATAACTTCAAGTTTAGCATCAGGTAAAGAGCATTACATCTTGTTGAAGAAGACAGTTGATTCACCCTCAGAAGCAGATGGGATCAGATGCTCGTCCAACACAGACATTATGTCAATGCATATACTTGTGAGCTCTAACTCAACCTTCTCCATATAATCTTTGATCCTCTTTACATTAACATCGTTCCCTTTCACTGCTTCTTTCTGCTCGATCGACGAGAAGATCCTCCACGAAGCTCTCCTCGAACCGATCACGTTCTTGTATCCAACAGAGAGCAAGTTCCTCTCTTCCACCGTTAGATCAACGTTCAGCTTCGCAAGGTTCTTCATCGACTCCACCATCTCTGTGATAAAAGATAAAGAATCACACTTTCAATACTTATCTGGAAACATATCGAAAACCCTTGAGTCCAACGATAAAGATTCATAGAAACCATAAGAAGAAGATTCTTTACCTTCATAGCGCTCAGCTTGTTCAGATATCTTAGCGAGGTAGACGAAAGTGTCACGCTCTTTGGCAGATTCCATGGGTTTTGAAATCAAAGGTATCAAGTTCTCAAGCTTTTTTCTACTGATCCGACCAGTTGAAAGACAGAACACAGAGAGAGGTACTTGAGCTCCGCGTAGGGATAAAACTGTAATTAACGAGGGTTTAGTGGGGGTAGTTTGTGTCTGTAAGTGATTTTATATCTTTATAATATTCCTTGTGGGGTCCACTCGTTTTTCTCTAACCCAACAAGATTGTGACATGTCATCACTCTCTATCTACCAGTCCACTCATTTTAATAGTTCTTTATCTTCTCccatgataattatatattttctcataCAATAAAGTAAATAGAAAGGAAATAAGAATCACATCACAAtgtcaaaaatcctaattggcAATTTCACATTGCAGATTACCCAATTAGAGGAGATAAGGTTTTTTTCAATAGCATATTAAAAGAGCAGATAAGATTTTCTTCGAATTTGGGGAAACTTTACTAATCCAGTGTATTAATCAAATGGTCACTAATGCttttaaaccaaaaatcttataaatgaCAATTTATCTTGGTTTTAtagattaacaaaaaaaaacttatatgaaatatcatataaatattcgatatgataaaaacaaaatggctagatatgaaatttataaaacagTTAATAGTAGTGTAAATAAGGTTTTGATGTGGTGTTAATTCTCTAACATATATTGTAAAtagttttgtaatattttttataattttgaagagAATAAATAAGTGTTAAGAAACTattgagaattaaattaaataaataactaagcagatatgttacaaaaaaaaaaaataactaagcAGATAACAGAAGCAGATCAAATAGATAAAATATCAGTTGGCCCATGTAAATTCGACCCATTTGAAGCCCAATTTGAAAAGTTATTTGGGTAAGTAGACAGATCGGTTTGGAATGAATAAGGCGGTTTggatgacaaaaataaaataaaataaggcGGTTTGGATCATAGTCTGTTATATGAGCTTCTTTTTTTATCTGGATCCAATCCCATTGTCAAAGTATACTTGTCTATAAAAACTTATTCATGTTTCGgtatatcaaaatatatctataaaaaCCAATCATCGAAAAGCCTGcctataaatgatttttttttttgtaaaattttaggtCGCCAACTTGTTTCAGTTTCCTGTGGTTGTAATgcgtttcagaaaaaaaaaaaagaaataagagaACTTTCCCAGCAAAGGTTAGGGTTTAAAAACAGCGAAAAGGCTAGCATTTGAAAATGGCGGATGGTCAAGATTCTGCCTTTGGTTCCAAAGTTTCAATGGTGTGAATTGAATTGTCCTTTAAACTTGTCAAGGCTGCCAAATGGTGAAGCTGCTAAAAGAGACCTTGAACGTTCCAAGTGCATCCAGCAGCAATCGAACCTAGGTTTGCTCTTCCAGTGAGAAAGACCCTGGCCCTGCCGACCAATTTTCCTTTTGGTGTTAGAAAAAAACTgtgttataaaaaaagttagaaaaaaatttcACTTGTATAGTGCATGCATGTCctaagaaatttttattttcacatttacGGTCTATCCTCAAGAGTTGGATTATAAAGTCGCCTTTTCAAGCGTTATATAGGGTTAACTATGGATTGGAAATTGTTAATCCAACTgatgacaaaaatataataaataaatttaaaataggcataatattttttgaattcttCTTCCAAATctgtagttttttttgtcagacTTGTCAATAAACTACCTCGAATAAAGAACTATATTAGGCCACAAATTCATTTTCTTACCTTGGCaatccctctttttttttttttctttggttcaACTGCAGTCCCTCAAATGTATGATATCGAACTATCGATGAATATTTATAACTGataaaagtataattatttGTTACAATGGTGTCAATGGACCGATGTAAActatgttgtttttatttttaaacaaagcTTAATGTAAACTAagctgtttttatttttagacaaGGCTTAATGTAAACTAaattgtttgtttctcttttcgTGACACAGACTCGATGAATGTGTAGCCAACATTTAtattgcaaaaagaaaaaagaaaacgaaTACATCTATTTTTGTCTTCCACCTATTTTACGCACCAATACACTCCTTAATTCCAATCACCGGAGCAAAAATTAAACACCTATAGTAAATCAAACCAGTTCAAAAGTTCTTAACCGAGTCTAAAACCGAAGTAGATTTCGGTTAGAGGGATGAAttgacaaaaaggaaaaaaaaacaataatgaaaAAATGGGGGTGGGTGGGAAGACAGAGGGAATCACAATCAACAAAAAGAGAAGCAGAGAAAATAATTGTGGGGGCAAAGGACTAATGCATAAATGTGCCTTTGAGACTGTGACATTTTTGGCAACTCATGCGTGAAGATGTTTCTTCGTGCCCATTGTTTCTTTTCTGAacatgattttaaatatgtatcaTTTATGTTTAGGGTTCTTTTCATCTTTTTTCGTTTTCTTGCGTATCAAAGTAAAATTTTCAAACCAAGTGGTGCTCCACGTATAGTAAGATAGGTTGTCCTATTGATCCAAGACAAAAGTTGAGGCACTGACAAGAACTTAATCActttatatgtgtttttttcttgtaCATTAGAACAATTAGGTCCCTATTTCGACAGTTTGGTAGTAATGTGGTATTGCGCTGGCACACAACACACACCATGAAAATCCTAGTGATGAGTTAAcgacaaaataagaaaaaatgtttttgaccAAATTTCTAGTTGTTTTTGTGTGTATACATAAGTAACttgaatggatataattttttttatatccgaCATATTTTGCAATCTAGTGGTTTTAGGTATCGCTATATATAGTGTTATAGTATGGATTTAGATCTAGTACAGTAGGTGTTCGAGTTGTAGATAATGAAAAATGTAGTTAGACACTTGCGATAAGCAAATTACAATACATATTCTCATTGCTCAGCTAAACGTTATAACTCAGCTACAGTGGATCTTTGAGTGGTAAAACTATTAAAATGGTGATTTAGTCACTTGTAATATGATGCAATAAACGTTATAACCCGCTTAGCGCCTAGCGCTTGAACACTAGTTACAACTAAGGGAATAAACAGTTAAGAAAAATACTTTTGTGTAAAAATTTGGGCTAGAATTTCCATTGGATTATAGTTAGAACTTTGAACTTGGAAGCGACTCTAATTAAGGTCCGATTATTAATTTCGCATTTCCGATTGCAAAGCGGGCTATTTGATAGTAAGCTCCCACTAGAGTCAAGAGACTCAAGACTAATGTTATTTGAGTTTACAGTAAACTCATTACTGAACAGTATCTTCATGTTAAGAATAATCGAAGGCTAAAAAACAATACCGTACAAATGAAAATAGTGACATTGTAAGAAAAAGACGAACTACGTTTAAAGCAGCCATTGAAAGAACCGTAACTGTCACTAGATGAcaaccaaaattttcaatttcaaagtGAAAACCCTAGAAAACGTCAGGAAATGTCGATGCCACTCGATTTCCTTTACAGGTTTTTTTGTAAAGATGTAATAGAATCTATGTATTTGTGTAACTACTATAGACTCACAGTATACCTTTACATCTATCTACCTTTTAACTGTTTTttattctctctttctttttcatatGATCTGAATTTTCTAGGGATAGAGAAGGttgattttcttaattttcttaaatgttgatattcaaaatataaatggaAACATCAGGTCTTGCTCTCGTTGGCCCATTTCTAGTATGTTACACTGCACACAGAcaagcatatatatatgtataccaagccttagcaaaaaaaaaattcttagaaaaatatgtataccaagttaattaagaaaataagatAGTTACTGTTTTTTCTAGTAAAATTTAGAATGCTTTGTTCTCATCAAAGCATTCCACTAGATAGTTACTGTTGTTTCTCTAGTAAGTTTTTGAATGATTTATTGAGAATAAAGTTTTAAAAGATCAGAAATTACTATGCTAATTGCTTAGTTAGAAATATGAAGATAAATGAGACTCACACAGATTTAACAAGATATCGATTATGTCTTACTTGTGTGTACGCCCACGTTTgcattttttcttgattttcttaCAAATAAAAGACACCACAAAGTTTTCTTTCGTTAAAAAGTCAAAAATCGTGAAGCCAAAGTTTCAATGCTCTTTTTCTTTATCATGCATTATTATGCAAATTTTCAATAATAGTTATTCTGATGACACACAAACACATAATTCTGCACGTTTTCATTGTTCTTAAAACTGTATCAAAGATTCAAACATCATAATCTCATATTTGAAATAATACACACATGTTTCATAGCCTTAGATTTTCTAACAAACTATAGATTTTCTAGAAGAATTAAATTCGCGAGGCCATGCGAAGAAACATGTTAAACT encodes:
- the LOC106428158 gene encoding 14-3-3-like protein GF14 mu isoform X2, which produces MESAKERDTFVYLAKISEQAERYEEMVESMKNLAKLNVDLTVEERNLLSVGYKNVIGSRRASWRIFSSIEQKEAVKGNDVNVKRIKDYMEKVELELTSICIDIMSVLDEHLIPSASEGESTVFFNKMKGDYYRYLAEFKSGDERKEAADQSLKAYEIATTSAAAKLPPTHPIRLGLALNFSVFYYEIMNSPERACHLAKEAFDEAISELDSLNEESYKDSTLILQLLRDNLTLWTSDIPEEGDDAHKTNGSAKHGAGGDDAE
- the LOC106428158 gene encoding 14-3-3-like protein GF14 mu isoform X1, which produces MESAKERDTFVYLAKISEQAERYEEMVESMKNLAKLNVDLTVEERNLLSVGYKNVIGSRRASWRIFSSIEQKEAVKGNDVNVKRIKDYMEKVELELTSICIDIMSVLDEHLIPSASEGESTVFFNKMKGDYYRYLAEFKSGDERKEAADQSLKAYEIATTSAAAKLPPTHPIRLGLALNFSVFYYEIMNSPERACHLAKEAFDEAISELDSLNEESYKDSTLILQLLRDNLTLWTSDIPEEGADDAHKTNGSAKHGAGGDDAE